From Brevibacillus marinus, a single genomic window includes:
- a CDS encoding purine-nucleoside phosphorylase, with protein MLLREKIEQAKQWITQRTPHQPKIGLILGSGLGSLADEIEERTVLPYASIPHFAVSTVESHVGQLVLGKLEGQTVVAMQGRLHFYEGHSLEAVTFPVRVMKALGVEVMIITNASGAVHERIKPGELMLVSDHINLTGSNPLIGPHDPQLGPRFPDMSEAYSKELRSLARKVAAEQGIELQEGVYAWWTGPAFETPAEVRMIRMLGGDAVGMSTVPEVIVANHAGMKVLAVSCVCNMAAGILEQPITAEEVFAMAAKVKQKFATFIRGVVRNL; from the coding sequence GTGTTACTGCGTGAGAAAATAGAACAAGCGAAGCAATGGATCACCCAACGCACCCCACATCAGCCGAAGATCGGGTTGATTCTGGGATCAGGTCTCGGCAGTTTGGCCGATGAGATCGAAGAGCGTACGGTGCTTCCTTATGCCTCCATTCCCCACTTTGCGGTCTCAACGGTGGAATCGCATGTTGGCCAATTGGTGCTGGGGAAGCTGGAAGGTCAGACGGTGGTGGCGATGCAAGGCCGTCTTCATTTTTACGAGGGACATTCGCTGGAGGCGGTCACATTTCCCGTGCGGGTGATGAAGGCGCTAGGGGTTGAGGTGATGATCATTACCAACGCCAGCGGAGCGGTTCATGAACGGATCAAGCCGGGAGAGCTGATGCTTGTTTCCGATCACATCAACCTAACGGGAAGCAATCCGTTGATCGGGCCCCATGATCCACAGCTGGGTCCGCGTTTTCCCGATATGAGCGAAGCGTACAGCAAAGAACTGCGTTCCTTGGCCAGAAAAGTGGCAGCCGAACAGGGCATTGAGCTGCAGGAAGGCGTTTATGCCTGGTGGACGGGGCCCGCGTTTGAGACTCCGGCGGAGGTCCGGATGATCCGCATGCTGGGCGGTGACGCGGTGGGCATGTCCACCGTGCCTGAGGTGATCGTCGCCAATCACGCCGGGATGAAAGTGCTGGCGGTCTCCTGCGTGTGCAATATGGCCGCAGGCATCCTGGAGCAGCCGATCACGGCGGAGGAAGTGTTTGCAATGGCGGCCAAGGTGAAACAGAAGTTTGCGACGTTTATCCGCGGGGTCGTGCGGAACCTCTAA
- a CDS encoding ABC transporter permease: MDLLFDVNLLNATIRMVTPILLAALGASLCLRAGLFNMSLEGLLLVGAFGAVLGNYVTQNLWLAGLIAIGFSLAFSLVFGYLTIFWRANEIVVAVALNLMATGLTTFLLRSIFDVKGAFYDKDMIGLPHVDIGMLGRIPILGPMFNGQTWIVYFAFLTVILLYVYYYKTVSGFRLQAVGEHYLAAQSIGIRVRAYQFAAVLICGVLCGLAGAQLSLGQVTMFTEGMTSGRGFIALVAMMLGKSGPLGILAASLLFGFMDALSVQLQGFAIPAHITLLLPYLMTLVALFLYQLNQSKRTRRAGHRSSLNEWNT, encoded by the coding sequence ATGGATCTGTTGTTTGATGTGAATTTATTGAATGCAACCATCCGCATGGTGACCCCGATTCTGCTGGCGGCGCTGGGCGCATCCCTTTGCCTGCGGGCGGGACTGTTTAACATGTCGCTTGAGGGACTGCTGCTGGTAGGCGCGTTTGGGGCGGTTTTGGGCAATTACGTTACGCAAAATTTGTGGCTGGCCGGTTTGATCGCCATCGGATTTTCCCTGGCGTTTTCCCTCGTATTTGGCTATTTGACGATATTCTGGAGAGCCAACGAGATCGTCGTCGCTGTCGCCTTGAATCTCATGGCGACAGGACTCACGACGTTCCTTTTGCGCTCGATTTTCGATGTCAAAGGCGCTTTTTATGACAAAGATATGATCGGACTGCCCCACGTGGACATCGGCATGCTCGGCCGGATCCCCATTCTCGGCCCCATGTTTAACGGACAAACATGGATTGTCTACTTTGCTTTCCTGACGGTCATTCTGTTATATGTCTACTATTACAAAACCGTCAGCGGCTTCCGCCTGCAGGCCGTCGGGGAACATTACCTCGCCGCTCAGAGCATCGGCATTCGCGTGCGGGCGTATCAATTTGCTGCGGTCCTGATCTGCGGCGTGCTGTGCGGCTTGGCCGGCGCGCAGTTGTCGCTGGGGCAGGTGACGATGTTTACGGAAGGGATGACCTCAGGCAGGGGGTTTATCGCGCTCGTCGCCATGATGCTCGGAAAGTCCGGGCCCTTGGGGATATTGGCCGCCAGTTTGCTGTTCGGCTTCATGGACGCGTTAAGCGTTCAACTGCAAGGCTTCGCGATCCCCGCCCACATTACGCTGTTGCTGCCTTACCTGATGACCCTGGTCGCGCTGTTCCTCTACCAGCTCAACCAGAGCAAGCGGACGAGGCGGGCTGGCCACCGCTCCTCCCTGAATGAATGGAACACATAG
- a CDS encoding ABC transporter ATP-binding protein, with amino-acid sequence MEILKMKRITKKFGAFTANDEVNFTLRQGEIHALVGENGAGKTTLMRILYGLEPPTSGEIEVKGQTVRFQTPADAIRHGIGMVHQHFMLFPSRTVMENIVIGQESARGIFFDRERSIEQINQLCQTYSLAIDPHARISDCPVGMQQRVEILKVLYRGAEIMILDEPTAVLTPLEVQELLRTLKHLARQGKSIILITHKLHEVMEVADHITVLRGGKVTASLPAAKTNIEEISRYMVGRGLVALQREPRPVGEPVLQVENVTLRGSAGKPLLDRVSFQVCAGEIVGIAGVSGNGQSELIQVITGLRKHDSGTIKLLGQDISRQSVEQIRAAGLAHIPEDRYLWGAAKEASVLETAMMGHHRKPLFQRKGLLRQKTVEQTVREWVKRFQIKTASLAEQTQNLSGGNLQKLIVAREIAHDTPFLLAAEPTRGVDIGAMEFIHQQLLEKRNRGEAVLLISSELTEIMSLADRILVMFEGKIVGELNRADVDEQRISLLMAGGQ; translated from the coding sequence ATGGAAATATTGAAGATGAAGCGGATTACCAAAAAGTTTGGCGCGTTTACGGCAAATGACGAGGTAAACTTTACCCTTCGTCAAGGGGAGATCCATGCGCTGGTCGGGGAAAACGGCGCCGGCAAAACGACCTTGATGCGCATTTTGTACGGCCTGGAACCCCCCACTTCCGGCGAGATTGAGGTAAAAGGGCAAACCGTCCGCTTTCAAACACCGGCCGATGCCATCCGGCACGGCATCGGAATGGTGCACCAGCATTTCATGCTGTTCCCCTCCAGAACCGTAATGGAAAACATTGTGATCGGCCAGGAGAGTGCCAGAGGCATTTTCTTTGACCGCGAACGATCCATCGAGCAGATCAACCAGCTCTGTCAAACCTATTCGCTCGCCATCGACCCGCATGCCCGCATTTCCGACTGTCCGGTAGGAATGCAGCAGCGCGTGGAAATCTTGAAGGTGCTCTATCGCGGAGCGGAGATCATGATTCTCGATGAACCGACGGCCGTGCTGACGCCGCTGGAAGTCCAGGAACTGCTGCGAACCCTCAAACACCTCGCCCGCCAAGGCAAGAGCATCATCCTGATTACGCACAAGCTGCATGAGGTCATGGAGGTGGCGGACCACATCACGGTGCTGCGCGGCGGCAAAGTGACGGCATCCCTGCCCGCCGCCAAAACCAATATCGAGGAAATCTCGCGCTATATGGTCGGCCGCGGCCTTGTCGCCCTCCAGCGGGAGCCGCGGCCGGTCGGGGAACCTGTGCTGCAGGTGGAGAACGTCACGTTGCGCGGCAGCGCAGGCAAACCGCTGCTCGATCGCGTCAGCTTCCAGGTGTGCGCCGGCGAGATTGTGGGGATTGCCGGGGTTTCCGGCAACGGGCAGTCGGAACTGATCCAGGTCATTACCGGGTTAAGGAAGCACGACAGCGGTACGATTAAACTGCTTGGCCAAGACATCTCCCGGCAATCGGTGGAGCAAATCCGGGCGGCGGGACTGGCCCATATCCCGGAAGATCGTTATTTATGGGGCGCCGCCAAAGAGGCGTCGGTGCTGGAGACGGCGATGATGGGGCATCACCGCAAGCCGCTGTTCCAGCGCAAAGGCCTGCTCCGTCAGAAAACCGTGGAGCAAACCGTGCGCGAGTGGGTGAAGCGATTTCAGATCAAAACGGCATCGCTCGCCGAACAGACGCAAAATCTCTCCGGCGGCAATCTGCAAAAGCTGATCGTCGCCCGCGAAATAGCGCACGATACGCCATTTCTGCTGGCCGCAGAGCCGACCCGCGGCGTAGATATTGGGGCGATGGAGTTCATCCACCAGCAGCTGCTGGAAAAGCGCAACCGCGGGGAAGCCGTCCTGCTCATCTCCTCCGAACTGACGGAAATCATGAGTCTGGCGGATCGAATCTTGGTCATGTTTGAAGGAAAGATCGTGGGAGAACTGAATCGTGCCGATGTGGATGAGCAAAGAATAAGTCTCCTGATGGCGGGGGGACAATGA
- a CDS encoding ABC transporter permease — MNQLKTSLFSLVPALIAIVLGLLVGAVVILATGASVSEAYAAMWQGAFGSLYAFATTLGRATPIILIALAVAVGFRAGFFNLGGEGQMLLGALAGALTAIYLPGPGLLKLTAALLAGFLVGGLYALLAAWLEIRFRMNLLITTLLLNYIAIYFTGYLVREPFYDDSATGGLSQTVMIDKSAWLPKLFAGMSVHAGLLIAVLATLMLAFVFRKTVIGYELNMLGKNASFAAYGGIDRIRVMMYAMLLSGGLAGLAGTGEVLGSQYRFIEGGLTEPNYAWTGLMATLLGNSHPLGSAVAAIFLAALQTGARGMERNTDIPLEISGIIQASLILFVSVKITCSFVKRRKGKQADGSVV, encoded by the coding sequence ATGAACCAGCTAAAGACCTCTCTCTTTTCACTCGTTCCGGCGTTGATCGCGATAGTTCTCGGCTTGCTGGTCGGGGCGGTCGTCATCCTGGCAACCGGCGCCTCCGTGTCGGAAGCCTATGCAGCGATGTGGCAGGGAGCGTTCGGCTCCCTGTACGCGTTTGCGACCACACTGGGCCGCGCCACTCCGATCATCCTGATCGCGTTGGCGGTGGCGGTCGGTTTTCGGGCCGGCTTTTTCAATCTGGGCGGAGAAGGGCAAATGCTCCTCGGCGCGCTTGCCGGAGCGCTTACGGCCATCTATCTTCCGGGGCCCGGCTTGCTGAAGCTGACCGCCGCCCTGCTGGCCGGCTTTCTCGTTGGCGGTCTGTACGCGTTGCTCGCCGCCTGGTTGGAGATCCGCTTCCGGATGAATCTGTTGATTACGACGCTGCTCCTGAACTATATCGCCATCTATTTTACGGGTTATCTGGTGCGCGAGCCGTTCTACGACGATTCGGCAACGGGCGGACTGTCGCAAACCGTGATGATTGACAAAAGCGCTTGGCTGCCGAAGCTGTTTGCCGGCATGAGCGTCCACGCCGGCCTCCTCATCGCCGTGCTTGCAACGCTGATGCTTGCCTTTGTCTTTCGCAAGACGGTGATCGGTTATGAGCTGAACATGCTCGGCAAAAACGCATCCTTCGCCGCGTATGGCGGCATCGACAGGATCCGCGTGATGATGTACGCGATGCTGCTCAGCGGCGGTCTGGCCGGTTTGGCGGGAACAGGGGAAGTGCTCGGTTCGCAGTATCGTTTTATCGAAGGCGGATTAACGGAACCAAACTACGCTTGGACCGGGCTGATGGCTACCTTGCTGGGCAACTCCCATCCGCTGGGGTCGGCGGTTGCCGCCATCTTCCTGGCCGCGCTGCAAACCGGCGCGCGGGGAATGGAGCGCAATACCGATATTCCGCTGGAAATTTCCGGCATTATTCAAGCTTCGCTGATTTTATTTGTTTCCGTGAAAATCACCTGTTCGTTCGTGAAGCGCAGAAAGGGGAAACAAGCTGATGGATCTGTTGTTTGA
- a CDS encoding BMP family protein has protein sequence MKRFVAQLSIFALLLSACSSNTANTTTSETGAAAPNEEPLKVALVLPEKIGVNPFFQQMDEGLKKAGEDFGLEVKTVEPTDINAIEENLRAFVADDYDLIITSSFKAKDPLTKVASENPDKPFVIIDTTVDLPNVRSNVFREHEAAFLVGALAGLSTKTDKVGMVLAMDTVELSKWSVGFREGLQYTNPDAEFFLNYVGSFTDPAKAKELAIAQFEKGADFINGASAVGDLGIFEAAAEKGFYTSGQDIDHTPKDPEHIVTSQIKRTDKVVYDTVKQFVEGTFKTGVFDYGLEEGGVGVVFVTQDSESPLSPFIGQENVDKVKQIRDDIVSGKIKVTNPLEKN, from the coding sequence ATGAAAAGATTTGTTGCACAGCTTAGCATTTTTGCCTTGCTTCTTAGCGCCTGCTCGTCCAACACCGCAAACACGACAACGAGCGAAACCGGCGCTGCCGCTCCGAACGAAGAGCCGCTGAAAGTCGCCTTAGTGCTGCCGGAGAAAATAGGCGTAAACCCGTTCTTCCAGCAAATGGACGAAGGCTTGAAGAAAGCGGGCGAAGACTTTGGCCTGGAAGTCAAAACGGTAGAGCCGACGGACATCAATGCGATTGAAGAAAATCTGCGCGCGTTCGTCGCTGACGATTACGATCTGATCATCACCTCTTCCTTCAAAGCGAAAGATCCGCTGACGAAAGTGGCGTCGGAAAACCCGGACAAACCGTTTGTGATTATCGATACCACCGTTGATCTGCCGAATGTGCGCAGCAATGTATTCCGCGAGCATGAAGCGGCATTTCTGGTCGGTGCCTTGGCCGGCCTTTCCACGAAAACGGACAAAGTCGGCATGGTGCTCGCGATGGACACGGTGGAACTCAGCAAATGGTCTGTCGGCTTTCGCGAAGGGCTGCAGTACACCAATCCGGATGCGGAGTTCTTTCTGAACTACGTCGGCAGCTTCACCGATCCGGCAAAAGCGAAAGAGTTGGCGATCGCGCAATTTGAAAAGGGAGCCGACTTCATCAACGGCGCCTCCGCCGTCGGCGACCTGGGCATCTTTGAAGCGGCCGCGGAAAAAGGCTTCTACACCTCCGGCCAGGATATCGACCACACGCCGAAGGACCCTGAACATATCGTTACTTCGCAAATCAAACGGACGGATAAGGTCGTGTACGATACGGTGAAGCAATTCGTGGAAGGCACATTCAAGACCGGCGTTTTCGACTACGGCTTGGAAGAGGGCGGCGTAGGCGTGGTATTCGTGACACAAGACAGCGAATCGCCGCTAAGCCCGTTCATCGGCCAAGAAAACGTGGACAAAGTAAAGCAGATTCGTGACGATATTGTCTCCGGCAAAATTAAAGTGACGAATCCGTTAGAAAAAAACTAA
- the sdhB gene encoding succinate dehydrogenase iron-sulfur subunit, whose protein sequence is MADKYIHLIITRQDGPDSTPYKEEFKIPYRPNMNVISCLMEIQRTPVNAEGQKTKPVHWESNCLEEVCGACSMVINGKPRQACTALVDQLEQPIRLAPMSTFPVMRDLAVDRSRMFDALKRVKAWIPIDGTYDLGPGPRMPEVDRQWAYELSKCMTCGVCLEACPNVNEKSAFIGPFAISQVRLFNQHPTGQMNKHERLEALMEDGGIADCGNSQNCVQACPKGIPLTTSIAHMNKETNRYAIRSFFFS, encoded by the coding sequence ATGGCTGATAAGTATATTCACCTGATCATAACCCGTCAGGACGGTCCTGACAGTACGCCGTACAAGGAAGAGTTCAAGATTCCCTACCGTCCCAATATGAATGTCATTTCCTGCTTGATGGAGATACAGCGCACCCCTGTCAACGCGGAAGGACAAAAAACAAAACCGGTACATTGGGAGTCCAACTGTTTGGAAGAAGTTTGCGGTGCCTGTTCGATGGTGATCAACGGCAAACCGCGGCAGGCGTGTACCGCGCTGGTTGATCAGCTGGAGCAGCCGATCCGCCTGGCGCCGATGAGCACCTTCCCGGTAATGCGGGATTTGGCGGTCGATCGCAGCCGCATGTTTGACGCCTTGAAACGGGTCAAGGCGTGGATTCCGATCGACGGTACCTACGATCTGGGACCGGGGCCGCGGATGCCGGAAGTGGACCGCCAGTGGGCGTATGAACTGTCCAAGTGCATGACCTGCGGGGTTTGCCTGGAAGCGTGCCCCAACGTGAACGAAAAGTCGGCGTTTATCGGTCCGTTTGCGATTTCGCAGGTTCGCTTGTTCAACCAACACCCGACCGGCCAGATGAACAAACACGAGCGGCTGGAAGCGCTGATGGAAGACGGCGGGATCGCCGACTGCGGCAACTCGCAAAACTGCGTGCAGGCTTGTCCAAAAGGGATTCCGCTGACCACCTCGATCGCGCACATGAACAAAGAAACGAACCGCTACGCGATCAGATCGTTCTTCTTCTCCTGA
- a CDS encoding S8 family serine peptidase yields MKKQLVCCGLVLSVFFFPFASEATRVREAAESGGTLAKWEAQAIRDLREASGGSGFVRAAGAGPGRQELAHGAADEWSAPDQVIAGDELPQAPASSLEMIEAPKAWQEAGVRGEGMLIAIVDTGINPQHPDLSPPRDKRAAQRKTGSQQKVIPGYNWADRNQITQDVGESQHGMHVAGIAAANGKLKGVAPEAQLLSQKVFSNYHGEAAGLSESILFAINDSIKKKADVINLSLGSSAGYVDQYNVEQHAVKRAVDHGVIVVAAAGNDGHFGSDKVRQENPDVSMIGSPGLAPDALSVASANATTLAGVSFRLLGMAGLERVVYLPARPAEGEAVNPLQALAAPKELVYVGKGKQEDYNVTVKNKVVLLERGDIPFDEKLRLARQAGAAGAIVFNNEAGPMIMSAAEAKQFPAVSILKSMGEAIAEQLKKGKRIRVQFDGEFAQNPLPYPNGGIVSAFSSWGPTPDLQFKPEITAPGGGILSTVRQHDYAVKSGTSMATPHVAGAMALIKQAYQRMGRQLQGRALVETLKAAVMNTAEPIRDPREIATAAVGEQTGPYPYSPRVQGAGLLQIAKAIQTPVIVTDANGKAGISLGEIGNRHTFSLFVDNRFGEKPLTYKVQDAFGVLTDLCHDGINYLTAVPLKGAKLQFSADRVTVAPGKRQEVKVTLTIPQDAPRNIFSEGFIAFTPEDRSLPTLHVPFYGFYGDWEEPRVIDAPMWDEASQEKRTGIKTTWYHDKHNDKWKYRDYLGVTGVDENGQVRVDPQKIAFSPNGDGHYDIAAPSLTFLRNAKQVAIDVFDQAGRRVRSLVRQEKVNKYDQSKLGVPYYYTEKEEWAWDGTAYSPEKGEYVPVPDGAYRFVIRAKIDGAGAKWQTLTLPVKVDRQKPRVSASLDGNRLRWSSRDQDVQGYLLYVDGQKAGGPYSASVNSTLLAQPHKLITLVAFDYAGNLSVVPVTGQSDTVPPYIQFADDLFEQILVSNQPEVALRGRIAGEDMLDRVKLTIRDQPVKVDADGRFETILHLPEGLHYITYSATDLYGNNRQFTQRIIVDQTPPELIFANDGSERVQYDPASGQAVLPIRFQYRDKTYKGNVSLNGQIVASWEAEQLEIPVERSFAQPVVLRRGENKLLLEGRDEAGNRTALNLTAYLDASGTLVLLNGEQRLKYKGEQAQALAVRLDQTSYEGVSGTSLVITGRVAGQTPLALELVYGNQRFAADVSDQGVFRCVLPRLEAGKAKLTVIATDGLGREKRTEASVLGKPPQEKS; encoded by the coding sequence GTGAAAAAGCAGTTGGTCTGTTGCGGACTGGTCTTATCCGTATTTTTTTTTCCTTTCGCGAGCGAGGCGACCCGCGTCCGGGAGGCGGCGGAAAGCGGCGGGACGCTGGCGAAATGGGAAGCACAAGCGATCCGCGATCTGCGGGAGGCGAGCGGCGGTTCCGGATTCGTGCGCGCCGCGGGCGCTGGCCCAGGGCGGCAGGAGCTGGCGCACGGCGCTGCCGATGAGTGGAGCGCGCCCGACCAGGTGATCGCCGGGGACGAACTGCCGCAGGCGCCAGCCTCCTCGTTGGAGATGATCGAGGCACCCAAAGCGTGGCAGGAAGCAGGCGTCAGGGGGGAAGGAATGCTGATCGCCATCGTGGATACCGGAATCAATCCGCAGCACCCCGACTTGTCGCCGCCGCGCGATAAACGGGCGGCGCAGCGCAAGACGGGCTCGCAGCAGAAAGTAATCCCCGGCTACAACTGGGCGGACCGGAATCAGATCACGCAGGATGTCGGCGAATCGCAGCACGGCATGCATGTGGCGGGGATCGCCGCAGCCAACGGCAAGCTGAAAGGGGTGGCGCCGGAAGCGCAGCTGTTAAGCCAGAAGGTGTTCAGCAACTACCATGGCGAAGCGGCGGGGCTGAGCGAATCGATTCTCTTTGCGATTAACGACTCGATCAAGAAAAAAGCGGATGTGATCAACCTCAGCCTGGGATCATCAGCCGGCTATGTAGATCAGTACAATGTGGAGCAGCATGCGGTCAAACGGGCAGTCGACCACGGCGTGATCGTCGTCGCCGCTGCCGGCAATGACGGTCACTTCGGCAGCGACAAAGTGAGGCAGGAAAATCCGGACGTGTCAATGATCGGCTCGCCGGGGCTGGCCCCTGATGCGCTGTCGGTCGCCTCAGCCAATGCCACCACGCTGGCCGGAGTCAGTTTTCGCCTGCTGGGGATGGCGGGGCTGGAACGGGTAGTCTATCTGCCGGCCCGCCCCGCCGAAGGCGAGGCGGTCAACCCGCTGCAGGCGCTGGCCGCGCCCAAGGAGCTGGTGTACGTCGGCAAAGGCAAGCAGGAAGACTACAATGTAACGGTCAAAAACAAGGTGGTGCTGCTGGAGCGCGGCGACATCCCCTTTGACGAAAAGCTGCGCCTGGCTCGCCAGGCGGGAGCGGCAGGCGCGATTGTCTTCAACAACGAGGCGGGCCCGATGATCATGAGCGCCGCCGAAGCGAAGCAGTTTCCCGCTGTCTCCATCCTCAAGTCAATGGGTGAAGCGATCGCCGAACAGTTGAAAAAGGGAAAGCGGATCCGGGTCCAGTTTGACGGTGAGTTTGCGCAAAACCCGCTGCCCTACCCGAACGGCGGGATCGTTTCCGCCTTTTCTTCCTGGGGCCCTACCCCCGATTTGCAGTTTAAACCGGAGATAACCGCCCCGGGAGGCGGGATTTTGTCTACCGTCCGACAGCACGATTACGCCGTGAAAAGCGGCACATCGATGGCCACCCCGCACGTGGCCGGGGCGATGGCGCTCATCAAGCAAGCGTATCAGCGGATGGGGCGGCAGCTGCAAGGCCGCGCGCTGGTGGAAACGCTGAAAGCGGCGGTGATGAATACGGCCGAGCCGATTCGCGATCCGCGCGAAATCGCCACGGCGGCCGTCGGCGAACAGACCGGTCCCTATCCCTATTCGCCGCGGGTCCAGGGCGCGGGCCTGCTGCAGATCGCGAAGGCGATCCAGACGCCGGTGATCGTCACGGACGCGAACGGAAAAGCGGGAATTTCGCTGGGGGAAATCGGCAATCGGCACACCTTCTCGCTCTTCGTCGACAACCGCTTTGGCGAAAAGCCGCTGACCTACAAGGTGCAAGACGCGTTTGGCGTTTTGACCGATCTGTGCCATGACGGCATCAACTACCTGACCGCCGTGCCGTTGAAGGGGGCGAAGCTGCAGTTTTCCGCAGACCGGGTAACCGTCGCACCTGGCAAACGGCAGGAAGTCAAAGTGACGCTGACCATTCCGCAAGACGCGCCGCGCAACATCTTCAGCGAGGGCTTTATCGCCTTCACCCCGGAAGACCGCTCGCTGCCCACGCTGCACGTCCCCTTTTACGGCTTTTATGGCGATTGGGAGGAGCCGCGGGTGATCGATGCGCCGATGTGGGATGAGGCGAGCCAGGAAAAACGCACCGGCATCAAGACGACGTGGTACCACGACAAGCACAATGACAAGTGGAAGTACCGCGATTACCTGGGCGTGACCGGTGTCGACGAAAACGGACAGGTACGGGTTGATCCGCAGAAGATTGCCTTCTCGCCCAACGGTGACGGTCATTACGACATCGCCGCGCCGTCGCTCACGTTTTTGCGCAACGCGAAGCAGGTGGCGATCGACGTCTTCGATCAGGCGGGCAGGCGGGTGCGGTCGCTGGTCCGCCAGGAAAAGGTGAACAAGTACGATCAATCGAAGCTGGGCGTGCCCTACTACTACACGGAAAAAGAAGAGTGGGCCTGGGACGGCACGGCGTACTCCCCGGAAAAAGGCGAGTACGTGCCGGTGCCGGACGGCGCCTACCGCTTCGTCATCCGCGCCAAAATCGACGGGGCCGGCGCCAAGTGGCAAACGCTTACGCTGCCGGTGAAAGTAGACAGGCAGAAACCGCGTGTCAGCGCCTCGCTCGACGGCAACCGCCTGCGCTGGAGTTCGCGGGATCAGGACGTGCAGGGCTATCTGCTCTACGTAGACGGACAGAAAGCGGGCGGTCCCTATTCCGCTTCCGTGAACAGCACGCTGCTGGCGCAGCCGCATAAGCTGATCACCCTGGTCGCGTTCGATTACGCGGGCAACCTGAGCGTCGTTCCCGTGACCGGGCAGAGCGATACCGTTCCGCCGTATATCCAGTTTGCCGACGATCTGTTTGAACAGATCCTGGTCAGCAATCAGCCCGAGGTGGCGTTGCGCGGACGGATCGCCGGGGAAGATATGCTCGATCGGGTCAAACTGACGATTCGCGATCAGCCCGTAAAGGTCGATGCGGACGGGCGGTTTGAAACCATCCTGCACCTGCCGGAGGGGCTGCACTACATCACCTACAGTGCGACCGACCTGTACGGCAACAACCGGCAGTTTACGCAGCGGATCATCGTCGATCAAACGCCGCCGGAACTGATCTTCGCCAATGACGGCAGCGAACGCGTCCAATACGATCCCGCCAGCGGGCAGGCGGTCCTGCCGATCCGTTTTCAGTATCGCGACAAAACCTACAAGGGGAATGTCAGCCTGAACGGCCAAATCGTCGCCAGCTGGGAAGCCGAACAGTTGGAAATTCCCGTGGAGCGCAGCTTTGCCCAACCGGTGGTGCTGCGCAGGGGAGAAAACAAGCTGTTGTTGGAAGGACGCGATGAAGCAGGCAATCGCACGGCACTCAACCTGACGGCGTACCTGGACGCCTCCGGTACGCTGGTGCTGCTGAATGGCGAACAGCGTCTGAAGTACAAGGGGGAACAGGCGCAAGCGCTGGCGGTCAGGCTTGACCAAACGAGCTACGAGGGGGTGAGCGGAACCTCCCTCGTCATCACCGGCCGCGTCGCTGGCCAGACCCCGCTCGCTCTTGAGCTCGTCTACGGCAACCAGCGCTTTGCCGCCGATGTCAGCGATCAGGGCGTATTCCGCTGCGTTCTGCCGCGCCTGGAAGCGGGCAAGGCGAAATTGACGGTGATCGCCACCGATGGCTTGGGCCGGGAGAAGCGGACAGAGGCCAGCGTGCTCGGCAAGCCGCCGCAGGAGAAGTCGTAA